Part of the Flagellimonas eckloniae genome, TGATATTATTACAAGAAAATCGTTTGAAAATGCAATTCGTTTGCTGACCCTTCTTGGTGGTTCTACGAATGCCGTTCTACACTTTTTGGCTATCGCCAAAGCTGCTGAAGTTGATTTTACAATTGATGATTTTCAGAAAATTAGCGATACCACACCATTTTTGGCCGATTTAAAGCCAAGTGGAAAATATTTGATGGAAGACCTTCATCGTGTGGGAGGAACCCCAGCGGTAATGAAGTTTATGTTGGAAAACGGAATGCTCCATGGCGATTGTCTTACGGTCACAGGAAAAACAATTGCTGAAAATCTAGCAGATCTCCCTGAACTTTCATCGGGTCAGGATGTGATAAAACCTATTGATGCCCCTATTAAAGAGACGGGCCACTTGCGTATTCTCTACGGGAATTTGGCAGAAGATGGAGCGGTTGCAAAGATTACAGGTAAAGAAGGATTGCATTTCTCAGGTCCTGCAAAAGTATATGACGATGAATTTTTGGCTAATGCCGGAATTGGAAGGGGAGAAGTAAGCAAAGGAGATGTTGTGGTTATTCGGTATGAAGGGCCAAAAGGAGGGCCGGGCATGCCGGAAATGCTTAAACCGACAGCTGCGATTATGGGAGCTGGCCTTGGAAAAGATGTCGCCTTGATTACCGACGGAAGATTTTCCGGAGGAACTCATGGGTTTGTTGTGGGACACGTTTGTCCGGAAGCGCAAGAAGGAGGGTTGATCGGTTTGTTGAAAGATGGTGACGTTATTACCATTGATGCAGAGAAGAACCAGATTTCAGTTGATCTAACCGATTCTGAAATAGCTGAAAGAAGAACAAACTGGAAACAACCCCCGTTAAAAGTTAAAAAAGGAAGTTTGTACAAATACGCCAAAACGGTTTCATCCGCCTCTCAGGGTTGTGTTACTGATTTGATTTAAAACAGTTGTTTTATGGAAACACTGAAAGAACAAAAAAAGGATGCCAAAAATTCAACCACACTCAAAATAAGTGGTGCAGAAGCAGTTATACATTGTTTATTGGCAGAGGGTGTGGACTTGATCTACGGATATCCCGGAGGGGCAATCATGCCAATATATGATGAGCTTTATAAATTCCAAGATAAATTAACCCACGTATTAACTAGACATGAACAAGGTGCAACACATGCTGCTCAGGGATATGCAAGGGTAAGCGGAAAAGTGGGTGTGGCCATGGCAACCTCAGGACCGGGTGCGACGAACTTGGTAACGGGATTGGCCGATGCCCAAATAGATTCAACTCCAATGGTTTGTATTACGGGTCAGGTACCAAGGCATTTATTGGGGTCGGATGCCTTTCAAGAAACTGATATTGTAGGAATATCCACTCCAGTAACCAAATGGAACTATCAAATTACCCATGCTGATGAGATTCCCGAAATTATGGCAAAAGCTTTTTATATAGCCAGATCAGGAAGACCAGGGCCGGTTTTGATAGATATTACCAAAAATGCCCAATTTGATGAGTTGGACTTTACATATGAAAAATGTTCAGGTGTTCGTAGTTATAAGCCAGTCCCTAAACCGGATATAAAGGCTATTGAAGCTGCGGCTGAACTTATCAATGTTGCCGAAAAACCCATGATTGTTTTTGGACAAGGTGTTATTTTGGGAGAAGCAGAAGAAGAATTGAAAGCATTTGTTGAGAAGACCGGAATTCCTGCCGCATGGACTATTTTAGGCCTATCCGCTATGGATACCAGTCATCCATTAAATGTAGGTATGGTGGGTATGCATGGGAACTACGGCCCAAATGTACTTACCAATGAATGCGATCTTCTAATTGCTATCGGAATGCGTTTTGATGATCGTGTTACCGGTAGTTTGGATACCTATGCCAAGCAAGCGAAGGTTATACATTTTGAAATTGACCCGGCTGAAATCAATAAAAATGTAAATGCAGATGTTGCTGTACTGGGTAACGCGAAACAAACGTTGGATTTGTTATTGCCCATGGTTCATAAAAATGAGCATAAAGAATGGAAGATTGAGTTTGACAAAAAGCATCAAATAGAGTTTGATACGGTTATAAAAAATGATATCACACCCACAAAAGAGGGTCTTACCATGGGTGAAGTTATTGAACAGATCAATATTGCGTCCGAGCACAAGGCAGTTATTGTAACGGATGTGGGGCAACACCAAATGATTGCCTGTAGATATGCCAAGTTCAAACAATCCAAAAGCAATATTACCTCTGGTGGATTGGGAACGATGGGATTTGCATTACCAGCTGCGATAGGTGCCAAGATGGGAGCAATGGACCGTGAAGTGGTGGCAATTATTGGAGATGGAGGGTATCAAATGACAATTCAAGAACTAGGGGTTATTTTTCAGCATAGCGTTCCTGTTAAAATAGTGGTTCTTAATAACGATCATTTAGGAATGGTACGTCAGTGGCAGGAACTTTTCTTTGAAAGTAGATATGCCTCCACGGTAATGGTAAACCCAGATTTTGTAAAGATTGCAGAAGGGTATCATATCAAATCAAAAAGGGTGTCCCAACGGTCAGAGCTTGAGGACACTGTTGCAGAAATGATGGCATCCAAAGACCCCTATTTTTTAGAAGTTAAGGTGGAAAAAGAAGATAATGTATTTCCCATGATTCCTTCTGGGGCATCAGTTTCTGATATCAGATTAAAATAATGGATCAGACCAAGATTTTAGATGCGCCAAGCATATATCCAGAATTACTTGCGAAATCGGAAGAGATTGGTTTTACCATGCCTTCGGATATGTACATCGGTACTTTGCTAAAAACATTGATTTCCTCCAAACCTGCTGGAAATTTTTTAGAGCTTGGAACTGGGATGAGTCTTTCACTTGTATGGATGCTGGAAGGAATGGATAAAAACTCCAAACTCATCAGTATAGACAATGATAAGGAACTCATTCAAATTGCTGAACATTTTTTTGGGGAAGAAAAAAGACTGGAATTGATATGCGAAGATGGCGAAAACTGGTTATCAGGATACAAGGGCGGAAAATTTGATTTGATTTTTGCAGATGCATGGCCTGGAAAGTATAGTTTTTTAGATCAAACATTGACTTTGATAAACGAAGGTGGATTTTATGTGATTGATGATATGAAAACTCAACCGAATTGGCCAGCGGGTCATGAAAATAATGTATCCGACTTGGTTGATATTCTGGAATCAAGGGAGGATTTTACAATTACAAAAATGGACTGGTCAACAGGAGTAATAGTTGCGGTTAAAATAAAATAGTATGGAAAAACAATGGTATACCATATCGGTTTATTCAGAAAACAATATTGGACTGCTGAATAGAATATCAGGTATATTCTTAAAGCGTCACATTAATATTGAAAGCTTAAATGTTTCAAAGTCAGAAATTGAAAACGTATCCAAATTTACCATCGTCATTTTTGCTTCCGAGGAATGGACTAGAAAAATTGTAGGTCAAATTGAAAAGCAGATTGAAGTTATCAAGGCTTTTTATCATACAGACGATGAAACCATTTATCAAGAATCTGCCCTTTTTAAAATAGAATCCCATTTGTTGTTTGATGAACGACAAATTCAAAATATTATAAAAGAGAGCAATTCTCAAATTGTTACGGTAGCAAGAGACTTTTTTGTGTTGGCAAAAACGGGTCGCAGGCATGAAATTGATGAAATGCACGATGCTTTGGAGCCCTATGGAATAATGCAATTTGTTCGTTCCGGAAGAATTACGGTCAGTAAGGCGGCCATGCCAATCACAAATATCTTATCAGAATTTCAAAATAAATAAACAGCGTAAACCAAAAAATAAAATGACAAATTATTTTAATACACTATCACTACGAGATCAATTGACACAATTGGGAAAATGCAGGTTCATGGATGCCAGCGAGTTTGCAGATGGTGTAACAGCACTAAAAGGTAAAAAAATTGTAATTGTTGGTTGTGGGGCTCAAGGTCTTAACCAAGGTCTGAATATGAGGGATTCAGGATTGGATATTTCATACACTTTACGGGAAGCCGCCATAAAAGAGCAAAGACAGTCCTATAAAAATGCCAAGGAGAACAATTTTAATGTAGGGACCTATGAAGAACTGATTCCTACTGCGGATTTGGTTATCAATCTAACTCCAGACAAACAGCACACCAATGTAGTAAGTACGGTTATGCCTCTTATGAAAAAGGGCGCTACGCTTTCTTATTCGCATGGCTTCAATATTGTGGAAGAGGGGATGCAGGTTCGTGAAGACCTAACGGTAATCATGGTTGCACCAAAAAGCCCGGGTTCTGAGGTGCGTGAGGAATACAAAAGAGGTTTTGGAGTACCTACATTGATTGCGGTACACCCAGAGAATGATCCAGAAGGCAAAGGTCTAGAGCAAGCAAAAGCCTATGCTGCTGGTACAGGAGGACACAAAGCTGGAGTTTTGGAGTCTTCTTTCGTAGCTGAAGTAAAATCCGATTTAATGGGAGAGCAAACAATTCTATGTGGATTGTTGCAAACAGGATCTATACTTTCCTTTAATAAAATGTTGGAAAAAGGGATTGATGCAGGGTATGCTTCAAAATTGATTCAATACGGATGGGAAACTATTACCGAAGGATTAAAATATGGGGGAATCACCAACATGATGGATAGATTGTCCAACCCAGCCAAGATAAAGGCATTTGATTTGGCGGAAGAATTGAAAGATATTATGCGTCCGTTGTTCCAGAAACACATGGATGATATTATGAGTGGTCATTTCTCCAAAACTATGATGGAAGATTGGGCAAACGGAGACAAAAATTTATTGGATTGGAGAGCAGCTACGGGAGATACCGCTTTTGAAAAGACTCCGGCTGGAGCTGTTGAAATTTCGGAGCAAGAGTTTTATGACAATGGCGTATTGATGGTTGCCTTTGTAAAATCTGGAGTGGAGCTGGCCTATGAAACCATGACAGAGTCAGGAATCATTGGAGAATCTGCTTACTATGAGTCATTACATGAAACCCCATTGATTGCGAACACTATTGCAAGAAAGAAATTGTTTGAAATGAACCGTGTAATTTCGGATACTGCAGAATATGGTTGTTATTTATTTGATCATGCTTGCAAACCGTTATTGACCGATTTTATGAATACCGTAGATACGGATATTATTGGCAAACACTTTGGCGAAGGTAAAGGCAATGGCGTGGACAACGTAAAATTGATTGCAGTAAACAAAGCATTACGAGAACATCCTGTTGAAATTGTGGGTGCTCGATTGCGGGAATCCATGACTGCAATGAAACCCATTGTATAACGACTAAATCCCTGAGCAATCGGGGATTTTTTAATTACTCAAAACCTATTTGAACACATGAAAAAAGCAACTCTTGAAATACCTGAAGAATTTCAAATAAAAGAACAAATTCATCAACAAGAATATCTTGTTAATGGTGAATTAAAGAAATGGAATGGAAATATCACAGAAGTGTTTTCAACGATTTCATCAACAGCAGAATATGCCCCAACACTATTGGGCAGTATTCCTGATATGGGCGAACCAGAAGCCATGGATGCTTTGGATGCGGCTGTGGGTGCATATAACCAAGGTCAAGGTGTGTGGCCAACAATGAAGGTGAAAGATCGTATAGAGTGTATGGAGGCCTTTGTGAAAAAGATGGAAGCGAAGCGGGAAGAGGTTGTAAAACTGCTGATGTGGGAGATAGGTAAATCTCTACCAGATTCACAAAAGGAGTTTGACCGAACAGTAGAATACATTTACGATACCATTGAGGATTATAAACAATTGGATCGTGATTCTGCCAAGTTTCAAAAACACGATGGAGTATACGCACATATTCGCAGGGGCCCTCTAGGCGTGGTATTGTGCTTGGGACCTTACAACTATCCATTGAATGAAACATTTGCCCTCTTGATTCCGGCAATCATAATGGGAAACACTACGGTTTTTAAACCTGCAAAGCATGGTGTTTTGTTGATTACGCCACTTTTGGAAGCGTTTCAAAGTAGTTTTCCCAAAGGAGTAGTGAATATTCTTTTTGGAAGGGGTAGGGCAGTGGCAGCTCCAATTATGAAAACAGGCAAAGTTGATGTATTGGCATTGATTGGAAACAGTAAATCAGCCAATGCGTTGCAAGACCAGCATCCAAAGAGCAATAGATTACGATTGGTTTTAGGATTGGAAGCTAAAAACCCGGCAATTATTTTACCAGATGCTGATTTAGACCTTACCATAAACGAATGTTTGGCAGGTACATTATCTTTTAATGGGCAGCGTTGTACGGCCTTAAAAGTGGTTTATATACATGAGGATATCAAGGATGAGTTCTTAAAACGATTTTCTGAAAAGGTAGATGCATTAAAGTTTGGCAACCCATGGGATGATGGAGCAAAACTAACTCCATTACCTGAACCTGGAAAACCAGCATATATCCAAGAATTGTTGGATGATGCCAAGACAAAAGGAGCTAGGGTCAAGAATAAAAAAGGGGGTAAACAATCGGATAACTATATTTGGCCAGCAGTTCTGTATCCTGTTACAAAAGACATGCGGGTATACGAAGAAGAACAGTTTGGTCCTATAATCCCGATTCTTTCTTTTAAGGATATTGAAGAACCTCTGAACGATATGGCTGAGTCAAACTATGGACAGCAGGTAAGTTTGTTTGGAAAAGATGTATATACACTTTCTCCATTGATTGACACACTTGCCAATCTCGTTTGTCGAGTAAATTTGAACAGTTCTTGCCAGCGTGGGCCAGATGTATACCCATTTACAGGTAGAAAAGACTCAGCGCAATCCACACTAAGTGTGCACGATGCATTACGTTCTTTTTCAGTACGTACGTTTGTGGCCTTTAAGGATAATGAGTTGAACAATGAAACTATTGAGCAACTATTGGAAGCCAAAGTGAGCAACTTTTTAAGTACGGATTATATTTTATAATCCGTATTAGTGTTGGGATTTAATATTTGTACAGTTGTGCACGTACTCCGTAATGTTCTTTTAGGGCAATAGCATTGGCAAGTCCTTGGAGGTAGTATGTAAAACTACCATCCCAAATGGTTTTAGTACCTAATTCTTCATATTCGGGAATGCTTTTGATATGAAATTTTGCGGCTTCAATGTCGCCCAAAATTAATAGTACTGCCGAAAGATTGGCATTAAGTACATTTTGTATGGTCGAATCTGTGGTTCTGGTCAGTTTATCGGTCCAATAATCCCTTGCGTATTCCAAATCAGGTTTAATCTCGTTTAGCTGCTTTCTTTTCTTTTTGCTCAATGCTGAAAGGGAGTTGATGCTCTTTTTTGCTATTTCACTTGCATCGTTCAAAGCTTCATAATCTTTACTTTTAACTCCGAACATGGCGCTATAAGCATTTACTTGTTGAACCAAATAGTGTTCTTTTAAAATGCGCCCGGCTTCTTGGATAAAATACTCCAAAATGTCGGCCTCGTATTTTTTTATTCTTTTTTCCAACAATTTTCTTTTTTTCTCGGGCTTTTTAGTCATTTTGTATTTTAACTTGAAAGAAGGGTTAAATACCAAATGCCTTAGACGTAGTTTGTTTGTCAATCCATCTTTATCATCAATATAATACCGGATTTCCTTGTCAAGAAGTACTTCATCTTGAGCCGTCTTTACCAACAATCTGGCTGCAACGTTGATTTCTCCCATAATACTCTCTGGGTTGGAATAGTCCACATCCAATTGTACATGTTCCATTTTAAAGGTATCCGTACTTAGCTCAACATAAAAGTCAGGGTCGGTTTTCACCCATAGAAAGGGTCGGGAATTTAATAGGTACTGTTTACTCCATTTTGCAATGGTATCCTTCGCGGCTTGTCTTCTAAGTCTTGCGCGTTCTTCCAAATCCATTTCACCCATTTGCATGGCCCAATTGATATCGTCCCAAAAATCCATGGGATCTAATTTGGTATTCACTGTTGCAGAAAAGGTGCGGAGGGTTTCATCCAAAGGGGTAGAGGGTGAAATTTCGTATGTCCATGCCACCGGGTCTTTGGTAAGCTTTATTTTTTTTTGCCCTATACAGAACAGGGGTAAAACACAGAGAAGAAATAGTTTTTTCATAATTTAAAGGGTTAAGTTAAAAAGGGGTTGATTTGGAAATAAAAAATTTTACCAATTGAGATTTTTGGGTTTTTAGAATTGATATGATAGGAATCATTACTACTTAAATTTTAGGACGTGGTGCTTCCAATAGATATATTCAGAATTATGTGAAAGAACAGAAGGCCCCAGGAAACTAGTTCCCGAAGCCTTATCTGAATTGAAAAAAACACTGAACAAACTCAAACTAACTAAACTTTTCATTTAAATTTTTATAGCGTAGGTGTATATCCTGCATAGTAAACAGCAATCAAAAGAATACAGGTAGCTAAAATCAATAGGATTAATGTTGCCATAAGGGCCTTGAAAATATTTGAGGTTTTCATAATTTCTTCTTAGAGGTTTACTTATATTTTATAAAGAAGGCATACTATTTTATAGCATCCGACTACAAATTTATAGGCATTGCAAGCGCTTTTTGGACTCAGATATATGGATTAGGCTTTCCAGTTGACAAATGCCCAATCCGGATAGATTTAGATAAAATAGCGTAGGATAAAAACTACATTATAGTTTCAAGTAATTGAAATTCAATGATTTATTTATGAGTTGTTTTAATCTGGAATAAAAAATATTCAGTATCCTACTGTATAACAATAAATAAAAACCTAAATAGTGTTTTATTGGATTTGGTTCCAAAAATGCTTGGAAAAACAAAAGGAGCCTGAAGGCCCCTTTATTGCTAATTCAATAGAGAACGATATGTTCTATTCAAGTTCGGCAACTGGTTTTCCAGTACCGTAATTCACATTTACAATCTTGGTCTCTCCATTTTTTACGGTAATTACCTGACTTGCTGTTCCTGGGGTAAAGGGTTCTTCAACTATGTTTACATCAAGTGTGTAACCAGAACCTCTATCTACTACGATAAAATCATTAGCATTTCCTCCCCAGGTCACTTCCCCAGTTCGTTCATCGGTATCAAAATCCACTAGGTCAAGCACAGCTCCCGAGCCTGGAAGTCCATCCAAAGTTGTGAGAGTAACATCGTAAATAGTATTATACCCCTTACCAACAAAAATATTGGCAATACCGGTGATTTCACCATCCGAATTCACAAGGACATCCGCGGTAGTTTGTTCATGGGTAGGCTCAATAATAATAATCTTAGGGGGAGTATAAGATGCTTGTTCTGGTCTTGCAACATCAATATCAGTATTGCCAAAAAAGTTATCATTATCAAACAGCAAACCATTATTAGCTGTGATCAAGGCATCTGGAAGCTTGCGAGAAGGTTGAATCAAATCATCGCCACCTATAGAACCATCAGAATTAAACCAGGTTACCCTAAACCTGTCATCAACAGTTGTTACTCCAAGATCAACTTCATACTCATAAGAAATTTCAGGCAATACTACATAGGGTGTAGAAATGTTTGAATTATCCAAGTTATATGTATAGATAGACTCCCAATCTGTGATGGCCAACGTTGCATCAGTCCCCTGTGCCGGAGCAGGAGCTACTATAATGGTTGGTATATTGATGTACACTGAATCACCATCATCTACTATCCTAAATGCATCTACACTACCAGACCTTGTCAGGGTACCTGTTGAATTGCCTCCACCCGAGATAATTATATTAAAACCAGTGACAACATATTCGGTTATTAGTTCGGCGGGTACAGGACCATAAAAAATATTTATGTTAGGATCTAAATCCACAGTGCTAGCAACCAGCGATCCATCCGCTTCAGCATTGATTCGTGCAAAATCATAAGTATCTCGTACTCCGTTCTCATCCAATATTTCCACAAAAATATAAAGTTGCTCATTAACGCCATATGTAGCTGCAGGCTGAGCTGTGTAGGTCACAGACTCAAACGTCCAGTCCATCCATGCTTCTATCATAGCTGGGTCTCCCGTGGGTATATCCTGTGCACTTAAAGTAATTAGAGGTGTGACCTGATATCCTGATCCTCTGGAAGCTCTGAACCATGTTCCTTCTACGAGTTGTACAGGAAATTCATCAATAGTCGCCACGCCACTTCCTATACTGAGCAAATCCTCCGGATATCGATCAGTGTTTAAACTAAGGTTAAATCCTCTTCCTGGCTCCGGGGGAGTAGGAAAGGTAGCTGTAACTCCTGGTACTTTGGGAGTAGTGGCAGCAGCAATATCAGGCCCAAAGACAGCTGCCTGTGTACCTACCTGGGCACCTACATCTTGTCCATTGATACTGGAAAATGCCAAGGTCTGATTGGCCTCAATCAAAGGGAACAAAAGTTCTATAGTTGTACCGTTCTCTTGGGCAGGGACCTGCATGGTGTAGTCACCAGTATTGGGGTCAACATTGGCAGAACCGATATCTCCTTCCGTTAATGAGAAAGAACCAGTAATATAGAACGAGTCAGTATCGTTGGATCCATTGAAACTATTATTGGTATGTTCAAACATGCCGTTGAAATTGTCCAAATTGGCACGGATGGTAATGTCTTGTGGTACTTCTGGAGTATTGTTGGTCAAATCGGTCTCTATTTCAACTTTTCCTTCGATGGTCGCTGTTTGGGTGCCATTCAATTCCAACAACTCAATTCTTGATGCCTCGGTCTGTTCCAAAGCTATAATGGAACCATTGATCCATTCATAATGGACACCTTCTTGAGGAGAACCAAAATCTACCAAGTAAGATGCGTTAAGGTAATTATCCGATGTTATGGCCACATTGTACCCTCCCAGGTCAATATCCACAAAAACAGCATTGCCATTAGTATCTGTAGTCACTGCGGCTATACTGCCGCCATTTTGGTTGGTAAGCATAACATCTACATCAACAACTGGAACGTCATCTGAGAAAAGGTTTATAGTATAGGTGAGGTTGGCAGCTGCCGCCAATGCAGCGGCATTTTCGGCTGAAAGTTCTTCTTCTGCGAGTTGTTCTGCGGCTTTCTCATCAGCTTCTCGTTGCGCAATTTGGTCACTGCGCTCGGCTTGATCGACCAACAGTTGTTCTGCTTCAAACTCATCTTTACATGAGGTAATCAAAACCCCACAGACGAGTACTAGGCCTAAGACGAAAAAACAGGTTTTGTTTTTTGTCCGTATATTTTTTCTTGTTGTCATGATAATTTTTTTAAAAACTACTTTTTAGAATACACAAAAGGAGCCCGAAGGCCCCTTTCATTTATATGTGAATAAGCAACCATTGTTCTTAATCAACGTCAGATACAGTATCTCCCGTACCGTAGTTAATATTTACAATCTTGGTCTCACCATTTTTTAAACTAATGAAAGTTGGGGCAGAAAAGAATTCTCTGCTAATGTTCACATCCTCAGTATAACCAGAACCTGACTCTACCACGATAACATCATTACCACCCCAAGTCACTTCTCCAGTTTCACTAGTAGTAGCAAAATTTATCAAGTCAAGTACAGCACCTGCACCGGGCAGACCGTTTTGTGTAACCAAGGTGACATCGTATTCCGAAGTATAACCGGAGCCTACAATAATATTGAATAAGCCTGTGATTTCGCCATCGTTGTTGACATCTACATCTGCTGTGGTTTGTTCGTGGATAGGTTCAACTATGATCACATTTGGTTCCGAGTATGAATAACCAGTCAGTCCTTTATCTACAGTAGCGATTGCAAAAACATTAGCGCTAAACAAATCATCATTAAAGACGAGGTCGCCATTGGAAACCATTAAACCATCAGTTAAAGGATCTTGAGGGGCTGAAAGGTCCTGAAAACCATCTGCATCTAATGTGACAAGCGTCACCGAAGTACTTTCATTGAAAGCTCCAATTGCGTTTTCAAGCTCAAAAGATACATCAGGAAGTACAACATATCCTTGTGTTA contains:
- the ilvD gene encoding dihydroxy-acid dehydratase; this translates as MELNKFSKNVTQDPTQPAAQAMLYAIGLNEEDLKKPLIGIGSTGYEGNPCNMHLNDLAQEVKSGTNKGGLVGLVFNTIGVSDGISMGTYGMRYSLPSRDIIADSMETVVQAMNYDGLVTVVGCDKNMPGALMAMIRLNRPSVMVYGGTIASGCFKDKKLDIVSAFEAWGEKVAGTMDEDDYKGVIQNACPGAGACGGMYTANTMASAIEALGMAMPYNSSNPAIGKEKQKDAINSGFALRHLIENDIKPSDIITRKSFENAIRLLTLLGGSTNAVLHFLAIAKAAEVDFTIDDFQKISDTTPFLADLKPSGKYLMEDLHRVGGTPAVMKFMLENGMLHGDCLTVTGKTIAENLADLPELSSGQDVIKPIDAPIKETGHLRILYGNLAEDGAVAKITGKEGLHFSGPAKVYDDEFLANAGIGRGEVSKGDVVVIRYEGPKGGPGMPEMLKPTAAIMGAGLGKDVALITDGRFSGGTHGFVVGHVCPEAQEGGLIGLLKDGDVITIDAEKNQISVDLTDSEIAERRTNWKQPPLKVKKGSLYKYAKTVSSASQGCVTDLI
- a CDS encoding NADP-dependent glyceraldehyde-3-phosphate dehydrogenase: MKKATLEIPEEFQIKEQIHQQEYLVNGELKKWNGNITEVFSTISSTAEYAPTLLGSIPDMGEPEAMDALDAAVGAYNQGQGVWPTMKVKDRIECMEAFVKKMEAKREEVVKLLMWEIGKSLPDSQKEFDRTVEYIYDTIEDYKQLDRDSAKFQKHDGVYAHIRRGPLGVVLCLGPYNYPLNETFALLIPAIIMGNTTVFKPAKHGVLLITPLLEAFQSSFPKGVVNILFGRGRAVAAPIMKTGKVDVLALIGNSKSANALQDQHPKSNRLRLVLGLEAKNPAIILPDADLDLTINECLAGTLSFNGQRCTALKVVYIHEDIKDEFLKRFSEKVDALKFGNPWDDGAKLTPLPEPGKPAYIQELLDDAKTKGARVKNKKGGKQSDNYIWPAVLYPVTKDMRVYEEEQFGPIIPILSFKDIEEPLNDMAESNYGQQVSLFGKDVYTLSPLIDTLANLVCRVNLNSSCQRGPDVYPFTGRKDSAQSTLSVHDALRSFSVRTFVAFKDNELNNETIEQLLEAKVSNFLSTDYIL
- the ilvN gene encoding acetolactate synthase small subunit — encoded protein: MEKQWYTISVYSENNIGLLNRISGIFLKRHINIESLNVSKSEIENVSKFTIVIFASEEWTRKIVGQIEKQIEVIKAFYHTDDETIYQESALFKIESHLLFDERQIQNIIKESNSQIVTVARDFFVLAKTGRRHEIDEMHDALEPYGIMQFVRSGRITVSKAAMPITNILSEFQNK
- the ilvB gene encoding biosynthetic-type acetolactate synthase large subunit, translating into METLKEQKKDAKNSTTLKISGAEAVIHCLLAEGVDLIYGYPGGAIMPIYDELYKFQDKLTHVLTRHEQGATHAAQGYARVSGKVGVAMATSGPGATNLVTGLADAQIDSTPMVCITGQVPRHLLGSDAFQETDIVGISTPVTKWNYQITHADEIPEIMAKAFYIARSGRPGPVLIDITKNAQFDELDFTYEKCSGVRSYKPVPKPDIKAIEAAAELINVAEKPMIVFGQGVILGEAEEELKAFVEKTGIPAAWTILGLSAMDTSHPLNVGMVGMHGNYGPNVLTNECDLLIAIGMRFDDRVTGSLDTYAKQAKVIHFEIDPAEINKNVNADVAVLGNAKQTLDLLLPMVHKNEHKEWKIEFDKKHQIEFDTVIKNDITPTKEGLTMGEVIEQINIASEHKAVIVTDVGQHQMIACRYAKFKQSKSNITSGGLGTMGFALPAAIGAKMGAMDREVVAIIGDGGYQMTIQELGVIFQHSVPVKIVVLNNDHLGMVRQWQELFFESRYASTVMVNPDFVKIAEGYHIKSKRVSQRSELEDTVAEMMASKDPYFLEVKVEKEDNVFPMIPSGASVSDIRLK
- the ilvC gene encoding ketol-acid reductoisomerase, whose amino-acid sequence is MTNYFNTLSLRDQLTQLGKCRFMDASEFADGVTALKGKKIVIVGCGAQGLNQGLNMRDSGLDISYTLREAAIKEQRQSYKNAKENNFNVGTYEELIPTADLVINLTPDKQHTNVVSTVMPLMKKGATLSYSHGFNIVEEGMQVREDLTVIMVAPKSPGSEVREEYKRGFGVPTLIAVHPENDPEGKGLEQAKAYAAGTGGHKAGVLESSFVAEVKSDLMGEQTILCGLLQTGSILSFNKMLEKGIDAGYASKLIQYGWETITEGLKYGGITNMMDRLSNPAKIKAFDLAEELKDIMRPLFQKHMDDIMSGHFSKTMMEDWANGDKNLLDWRAATGDTAFEKTPAGAVEISEQEFYDNGVLMVAFVKSGVELAYETMTESGIIGESAYYESLHETPLIANTIARKKLFEMNRVISDTAEYGCYLFDHACKPLLTDFMNTVDTDIIGKHFGEGKGNGVDNVKLIAVNKALREHPVEIVGARLRESMTAMKPIV
- a CDS encoding O-methyltransferase produces the protein MDQTKILDAPSIYPELLAKSEEIGFTMPSDMYIGTLLKTLISSKPAGNFLELGTGMSLSLVWMLEGMDKNSKLISIDNDKELIQIAEHFFGEEKRLELICEDGENWLSGYKGGKFDLIFADAWPGKYSFLDQTLTLINEGGFYVIDDMKTQPNWPAGHENNVSDLVDILESREDFTITKMDWSTGVIVAVKIK